Proteins from a single region of Apium graveolens cultivar Ventura chromosome 7, ASM990537v1, whole genome shotgun sequence:
- the LOC141671777 gene encoding triosephosphate isomerase, chloroplastic-like produces MASMVSTSSLSQLNSVLPRSCCPKLNSISLSTTQSFFHNVNSHLTRVSTSPVKPCRGVVAMAASGKFFVGGNWKCNGTKDSISKLVSDLNSSTLEADVDVVVSPPFVYIDQVKNSLTDKIDIAAQNSWIGKGGAFTGEISIEQLKDIGCKWVILGHSERRHVIGEDDQFIGKKAAYALSQDVGVIACIGELLQEREEGKTFDVCFRQLKAFADAVPSWDNVVIAYEPVWAIGTGKVASPQQAQEVHKVVRDWLNTNVSADVASKTRIIYGGSVNGGNCAELAKEEDIDGFLVGGASLKGPEFATIINSVTSKKVAA; encoded by the exons ATGGCATCAATGGTTTCAACATCTTCTCTTTCTCAACTCAACTCTGTTTTGCCTCGATCTTGCTGCCCAAAACTCAACTCCATTTCTCTCTCAACTACCCAATCTTTCTTTCACAATGTCAACTCTCATCTCACTCGCGTATCTACTTCTCCTGTTAAGCCTTGCAGAGGTGTTGTAGCTATGGCTGCTTCAGGAAAG TTCTTTGTTGGTGGCAACTGGAAGTGT AATGGGACAAAAGACTCTATCAGCAAGCTTGTCTCAGATTTAAACAGTTCAACATTGGAAGCTGATGTTG ATGTTGTAGTATCGCCACCCTTTGTGTATATTGATCAAGTAAAAAACTCATTGACCGACAAGATTGACATAGCTGCTCAGAATTCTTGGATTGGAAAAGGTGGCGCATTTACTGGAGAAATTAG CATAGAGCAATTGAAAGATATAGGATGCAAGTGGGTAATTCTTGGGCACTCGGAGCGGAGGCATGTAATTGGCGAAGATGATCAA TTTATAGGAAAGAAAGCTGCATATGCCTTGAGTCAGGATGTTGGCGTAATTGCCTGCATTGGTGAACTGTTACaagaaagagaagaaggaaaGACGTTTGATGTTTGCTTCAGACAATTGAAAGCCTTTGCAG ATGCTGTTCCCAGTTGGGATAATGTTGTAATTGCGTATGAACCTGTATGGGCAATTGGAACTGGCAAAGTTGCCTCGCCACAACAAGCTCAGGAAGTCCACAAAGTTGTTCGTGATTGGCTCAATACGAATGTTTCAGCAGATGTTGCTTCCAAGACACGTATAATCTATGGAG GATCTGTAAACGGGGGCAACTGTGCCGAACTGGCTAAAGAGGAAGACATTGATGGATTTCTTGTAGGTGGTGCTTCATTGAAG GGCCCTGAGTTTGCAACAATTATTAATTCTGTAACATCAAAGAAGGTGGCTGCTTGA